The genome window TCCAGAAATCATTTGCCGCACAAAATTCTTCCTTGTTGCACTGCTTACCCTGTTCAAGACAGTCGGCTAAAGCCAGATCATTATTGAAAGCCTTATAAATGTCATAGGTGGTCAGCTTATTTGCCGGCTGGGTCAGCATGTATCCGCTTTTCTTACCGGCCACGTTTGTTATCAGTCCGGCTGCTTTCAGGCCGGCAATGATATGATCCAGATATTTCTCCGAGATATCTTCCCTTTTTGCAATGTCTTTTTGCAGGATACCCCGGTTATTCTCCTGTAAAGCAATTTCAATCATGGTTCTTAAGCCGTATCGTGTCTTGGTATTGACTTTCATAATCCTTAATTACTTTATTTATCC of Bacteroidales bacterium contains these proteins:
- a CDS encoding Rrf2 family transcriptional regulator is translated as MKVNTKTRYGLRTMIEIALQENNRGILQKDIAKREDISEKYLDHIIAGLKAAGLITNVAGKKSGYMLTQPANKLTTYDIYKAFNNDLALADCLEQGKQCNKEEFCAANDFWNELNDHIKEKMNSVTLKQLAEQQNELNNQSGPQLYYI